The proteins below are encoded in one region of Tsuneonella sp. CC-YZS046:
- a CDS encoding NAD-dependent deacylase, which translates to MSNIRNIVILTGAGISAESGIDTFRGAGGLWENHRVEDVATPEAFARDPELVLRFYDMRREAIQQKRPNAAHEALARLDREWGGDLLIVTQNVDDLHERAGARRVLHMHGEHLNAWCLACDSRSPWRGPLVDRPECPACGERALRPDIVWFGEMPYRMDEIYDALREADLFVSIGTSGAVYPAAGFVRDARELGLRTLELNLEPSQGSAWFHESRLGAATEIVPHWVDEILSG; encoded by the coding sequence ATGAGCAATATCCGCAATATCGTGATACTGACCGGGGCCGGGATCAGCGCGGAAAGCGGGATCGACACCTTTCGCGGGGCGGGCGGATTGTGGGAGAATCACCGGGTCGAGGATGTCGCCACTCCCGAGGCGTTCGCCCGCGATCCGGAACTGGTCCTGCGCTTCTATGACATGCGGCGCGAGGCGATTCAGCAGAAGCGGCCCAATGCCGCACATGAAGCGCTGGCCCGGCTGGACCGGGAATGGGGCGGGGATCTGCTGATCGTGACCCAGAATGTCGACGACCTGCACGAACGGGCGGGCGCGCGCCGCGTGCTGCATATGCATGGGGAGCATCTCAACGCCTGGTGCCTGGCTTGCGACAGCCGCTCGCCCTGGCGCGGGCCGCTGGTCGATCGCCCCGAATGCCCTGCCTGCGGCGAGCGCGCGCTGCGCCCGGACATCGTCTGGTTCGGCGAAATGCCCTATCGCATGGACGAGATCTACGATGCGCTGCGCGAGGCGGATCTGTTCGTTTCCATCGGCACGTCCGGCGCGGTCTATCCCGCCGCCGGATTCGTCCGCGACGCCCGCGAGCTTGGCCTGAGGACGCTGGAACTCAATCTCGAGCCGAGCCAGGGCTCGGCCTGGTTCCACGAAAGCAGGCTGGGCGCGGCGACCGAGATCGTGCCGCATTGGGTGGACGAAATCCTATCCGGCTGA
- a CDS encoding HesA/MoeB/ThiF family protein, with protein MLSPDRVERFARHIVIPEIGGAGQVALSRAHAVLVGAGGIGSPALQYLAGAGIGRLTVIDDDRVEPSNLQRQTVFASSDVGRLKAEAAAEWIAGFDPSLACTPVIERIGPGNAARILADADAVLDGCDNFATRLAVSDACVAAGIPLISAAVGRFQGQVAAYAGHLPGQPCYRCYVGDAFDTDDCDSCAEDGMLGAMAGWVGSFAALHTIRVLLAGVSTLGDPQWGRLHLLDGLQPGMRTLRIAKDPACRACSAG; from the coding sequence ATGCTTTCCCCCGACCGCGTCGAACGCTTTGCCCGCCATATCGTGATCCCGGAGATCGGCGGGGCCGGGCAAGTGGCCTTGTCCCGCGCCCATGCCGTGCTGGTAGGCGCGGGGGGGATCGGCAGCCCGGCGCTGCAATATCTGGCAGGGGCGGGGATCGGCCGCCTGACCGTGATCGACGACGATCGCGTCGAACCGTCAAACCTGCAGCGGCAGACCGTTTTCGCCAGCAGCGATGTCGGGCGGCTCAAGGCGGAAGCGGCGGCCGAATGGATCGCCGGTTTCGACCCCTCGCTCGCCTGCACGCCCGTCATCGAGAGAATCGGCCCCGGCAATGCCGCGCGAATCCTCGCGGATGCCGATGCGGTGCTGGACGGCTGCGACAATTTCGCGACGCGGCTCGCCGTATCCGATGCCTGCGTGGCCGCTGGCATTCCGCTCATCAGCGCGGCGGTGGGCCGCTTCCAGGGCCAGGTCGCGGCCTATGCCGGCCATTTGCCCGGCCAGCCCTGCTATCGCTGCTATGTCGGCGACGCCTTCGACACCGACGATTGCGACAGCTGCGCGGAAGACGGGATGCTGGGCGCGATGGCGGGCTGGGTCGGCAGCTTTGCCGCGCTGCATACCATCCGGGTGCTGCTGGCCGGCGTCAGCACGCTGGGCGATCCCCAATGGGGCCGCCTGCACCTGCTCGACGGGCTGCAGCCCGGCATGCGCACGCTCCGGATCGCGAAGGACCCGGCGTGCCGCGCATGTTCAGCCGGATAG
- the dnaA gene encoding chromosomal replication initiator protein DnaA yields the protein MARTGSKGDRVTVERRKAAEGNKVEDQEAVNLAADWADISQGLRKDLGHQLHSQWIKPIQLGTFCNETGTLDLFLPTEFSANWVADRFADRLSLAWKIARSEVKHVRIAVHPGRRQMQELRLRGDGGMDMGRHPANDGTEASAIALAADTIGAQGFTSSVGLDPSLTFQAFITGKSNVLAFNAAERMAKLETPQFSPLYLKASTGQGKTHLLHAIGHSYLSNHPRARIFYCSAERFMVEFVQALRQNQMIEFKARLRGFDLLLVDDIQFIIGKASAQEELLYTIDALLAEGKRLVFAADRAPQALDGVEQRLLSRLSMGLVADIQPADIELRRSILESKLGRFAPLEVPSDVIEFLARTINRNVRELIGGLNKLIAYAQLTGQEVSLQLAEEQLTDILSANRRRITIDEIQRTVCQFYRVDRAEMSSKRRARAVVRPRQVAMYLAKVLTPRSYPEIGRKFGGRDHSTVIHAVRLIEDLRKRDADMDGDVRSLLRQLES from the coding sequence ATGGCGAGGACAGGCTCCAAAGGGGATCGAGTGACGGTCGAGCGGCGCAAGGCGGCGGAAGGTAACAAGGTGGAAGACCAGGAAGCCGTAAATCTGGCCGCCGATTGGGCGGACATCAGCCAGGGCTTGCGCAAGGATCTCGGGCACCAATTGCACAGCCAATGGATCAAGCCGATCCAGCTCGGCACCTTCTGTAATGAAACCGGCACACTCGATCTGTTCCTGCCGACGGAATTTTCGGCCAACTGGGTGGCGGATCGCTTCGCCGACCGGCTTTCGCTGGCGTGGAAGATCGCCCGCTCGGAAGTGAAGCATGTCCGAATCGCCGTGCACCCCGGGCGCCGTCAGATGCAGGAGCTGCGGCTGCGGGGCGACGGGGGCATGGACATGGGCCGCCATCCCGCCAATGACGGGACGGAAGCCAGCGCGATCGCGCTGGCGGCCGATACGATCGGCGCGCAAGGCTTCACCTCCTCGGTCGGCCTCGACCCCTCGCTGACCTTCCAGGCCTTCATCACCGGCAAGTCGAACGTGCTGGCCTTCAACGCGGCCGAGCGCATGGCGAAGCTGGAAACGCCGCAATTCTCGCCGCTCTATCTCAAGGCGTCGACCGGCCAGGGCAAGACCCACCTGCTGCATGCGATCGGCCATTCCTATCTTTCCAATCATCCCCGGGCCCGGATCTTCTACTGCTCGGCCGAGCGGTTCATGGTCGAATTCGTCCAGGCCCTGCGCCAGAACCAGATGATCGAGTTCAAGGCCCGGCTGCGCGGCTTCGACCTGCTGCTGGTGGACGACATCCAGTTCATCATCGGCAAGGCCAGCGCGCAGGAAGAGCTGCTCTACACGATCGACGCGCTGCTGGCCGAGGGCAAGCGCCTGGTCTTCGCCGCCGATCGCGCCCCGCAAGCGCTGGACGGCGTGGAACAACGCCTGCTCTCCCGCCTTTCGATGGGCCTGGTCGCGGATATCCAGCCCGCCGACATCGAGCTGCGCCGTTCCATCCTGGAAAGCAAGCTGGGCAGGTTCGCCCCGCTCGAAGTGCCCTCCGATGTCATCGAATTCCTGGCGCGCACGATCAATCGCAATGTCCGCGAGCTGATCGGCGGCCTCAACAAGCTGATCGCCTATGCCCAGCTGACCGGGCAGGAAGTTTCCCTGCAGCTGGCCGAGGAGCAGCTGACCGATATTCTTTCGGCCAATCGCCGCCGGATCACCATCGACGAGATCCAGCGCACCGTTTGCCAGTTCTACCGGGTGGATCGCGCGGAAATGTCCAGCAAGCGGCGCGCCCGCGCCGTCGTCCGCCCCCGGCAGGTGGCGATGTATCTCGCCAAGGTGCTCACTCCGCGCAGCTATCCGGAAATCGGCCGGAAGTTCGGCGGACGCGATCATTCGACCGTGATCCACGCGGTCCGCCTGATCGAAGATTTGCGCAAGCGCGATGCCGATATGGACGGCGATGTGCGCAGCCTACTGCGGCAGCTGGAAAGCTGA